A window from Planococcus maritimus encodes these proteins:
- the pruA gene encoding L-glutamate gamma-semialdehyde dehydrogenase, which yields MIPYKHEPFTDFSIEENRNAYLEGLKTVEGYLGQDYPLIIGGERVTTEDKIVSFNPADKEEIVGRVSKSNKELAEKAMQEADAAFKTWKKVKSEVRADVLFRAAAIIRRRKHEFSALLTKEAGKPWNEADADTAEAIDFLEYYGRQMLRLKDGMPMESRPGEYNRYDYIPLGVGVVISPWNFAFAIMAGTTVAAMVAGNTVLLKPASTTPVVAYKFIEVLEEAGMPKGVVNYIPGPGSEVGDYLVDHPNTRFISFTGSKEVGLRIAERSSKVNEGQIWMKRLIAEMGGKNTMVVDNNADLELAAQSIVKSAFGFSGQKCSAGSRAVIVEDVYDEVLERVVELTNELTIGNTVEQSNFMGPVIDGNSYKKIMDYIEIGKNEGRLVAGGDGDDSTGFFVNPTVFADLDPQARIMQEEIFGPVVGLMKAKDFKEAIDIANNTEYGLTGGVVTNNREHLEYAREEFHVGNLYFNRGCTGAIVGYQSFGGFNMSGTDSKAGGPDYLVLHMQAQTTSEMY from the coding sequence ATGATTCCCTACAAACATGAACCATTCACAGACTTCTCGATCGAAGAGAATCGCAATGCATACTTGGAAGGCCTGAAAACGGTAGAAGGATACCTCGGCCAGGATTACCCGTTAATCATCGGCGGAGAACGCGTAACGACTGAAGATAAAATCGTTTCATTCAATCCGGCGGATAAAGAAGAAATCGTTGGGCGCGTCTCCAAATCAAATAAAGAACTAGCAGAAAAAGCCATGCAAGAAGCAGACGCTGCATTCAAGACATGGAAAAAAGTGAAATCAGAAGTACGTGCTGACGTGTTGTTCAGAGCAGCAGCGATCATTCGCCGCCGCAAACACGAATTCTCAGCACTTTTGACTAAAGAAGCAGGCAAACCATGGAACGAAGCGGATGCAGATACTGCAGAAGCGATCGATTTCCTTGAATACTACGGCCGCCAAATGCTACGCCTGAAAGACGGCATGCCAATGGAAAGCCGCCCAGGCGAATACAACCGTTACGACTATATTCCACTTGGTGTCGGCGTTGTCATCTCTCCATGGAACTTTGCGTTCGCAATCATGGCAGGAACAACTGTCGCAGCAATGGTAGCAGGCAACACGGTGCTCTTGAAGCCGGCATCCACAACTCCGGTCGTCGCTTACAAATTCATCGAAGTATTGGAAGAAGCAGGCATGCCAAAAGGCGTCGTCAACTACATTCCAGGACCGGGCTCAGAAGTCGGTGATTACTTGGTCGACCACCCGAACACTCGCTTCATCTCATTCACTGGTTCAAAAGAAGTCGGTCTGCGCATTGCAGAACGTTCTTCTAAAGTGAACGAAGGCCAGATCTGGATGAAACGCTTGATCGCTGAAATGGGCGGCAAAAACACGATGGTCGTTGACAACAACGCGGACCTCGAGCTTGCTGCACAATCGATCGTCAAATCGGCTTTCGGTTTCAGTGGGCAGAAATGTTCCGCAGGTTCACGCGCAGTGATCGTTGAAGATGTTTACGATGAAGTACTAGAGCGCGTTGTGGAATTGACTAACGAACTCACGATCGGCAACACGGTCGAACAATCCAACTTCATGGGTCCTGTCATCGATGGCAACTCATACAAAAAAATCATGGACTACATCGAAATCGGCAAAAACGAAGGGCGTCTTGTAGCAGGTGGCGACGGCGACGATTCAACTGGATTCTTCGTCAACCCAACGGTCTTTGCTGACTTGGATCCACAAGCCCGCATCATGCAAGAAGAAATCTTCGGACCGGTTGTTGGTTTGATGAAAGCAAAAGACTTTAAAGAAGCAATCGACATCGCTAACAATACAGAATACGGCTTGACAGGCGGCGTAGTTACTAACAACCGTGAGCACCTCGAGTACGCGCGTGAGGAATTCCATGTCGGGAACTTGTACTTCAACCGCGGCTGCACAGGCGCAATCGTAGGTTATCAGTCATTTGGTGGATTCAACATGTCCGGTACTGACTCGAAAGCAGGCGGACCAGACTACTTGGTGCTTCATATGCAAGCACAAACAACTTCTGAAATGTATTAA
- a CDS encoding ornithine--oxo-acid transaminase — MTQTQSIIEKTEQYGAKNYHPLPIVISKAEGVWVTDPEGNKFMDMLSAYSAVNQGHRHPKIIQALKDQADRVTLTSRAFHNDQLAPWYEMICEISGKEMALPMNTGAEAVETAIKAARRWAYDVKGVEENKAEIIACEGNFHGRTMTAVSLSSDPEYRRGFGPMLPGINIVPFGDLDALKNAITPNTAAFLIEPIQGEAGIIMPSEGFLKAARELCREHNVLFIADEIQCGLARTGKMFACEWEDVDPDMYILGKALGGGVFPISCVVANNEVLGVFNPGSHGSTFGGNPLACAVSIASMQVLQEESLPERSLELGTYFMEELKKLDHPVIKEVRGRGLFIGMELTEAARPYCEQLKELGLLCKETHDTVIRFAPPLIITKEELDWALERIHQVFTK; from the coding sequence ATGACACAAACACAGTCAATCATTGAAAAAACAGAACAATACGGGGCGAAGAACTATCATCCACTGCCAATCGTTATCTCAAAAGCAGAAGGCGTTTGGGTAACGGATCCAGAGGGCAATAAGTTTATGGATATGTTGTCTGCCTATTCTGCAGTCAACCAAGGCCATCGCCACCCGAAAATCATCCAGGCATTAAAAGATCAAGCAGACCGTGTCACATTGACGTCTCGTGCTTTCCACAACGACCAATTGGCTCCGTGGTACGAAATGATTTGTGAAATTTCAGGAAAAGAAATGGCCTTGCCGATGAACACCGGAGCGGAAGCTGTGGAAACAGCTATCAAAGCTGCCCGTCGCTGGGCATACGACGTCAAAGGTGTCGAAGAGAACAAGGCAGAAATCATCGCATGTGAAGGCAACTTCCATGGCCGTACAATGACAGCCGTTTCCCTTTCATCTGACCCGGAATACCGCAGAGGCTTCGGCCCGATGCTGCCAGGTATCAATATTGTTCCATTCGGTGATTTAGATGCGCTGAAAAATGCCATCACGCCAAACACAGCAGCTTTCCTCATCGAGCCGATTCAAGGCGAGGCGGGCATCATCATGCCATCGGAAGGGTTTTTAAAAGCAGCGCGTGAGCTTTGCCGTGAGCACAATGTCTTGTTCATCGCTGATGAAATCCAATGTGGGCTTGCACGCACAGGAAAAATGTTCGCTTGCGAATGGGAAGATGTAGACCCAGATATGTACATTCTCGGAAAAGCGCTTGGCGGCGGAGTATTCCCAATCTCTTGTGTTGTCGCAAACAATGAAGTACTTGGTGTCTTTAACCCAGGATCGCACGGTTCGACATTTGGCGGAAATCCGCTTGCTTGTGCCGTATCCATTGCTTCTATGCAAGTGCTTCAAGAAGAGAGCCTCCCGGAACGTTCATTAGAGCTTGGCACATACTTTATGGAAGAGTTGAAAAAACTCGACCATCCAGTCATCAAGGAAGTTCGCGGACGTGGCTTGTTCATCGGAATGGAACTGACAGAAGCAGCGCGTCCATACTGCGAACAACTAAAAGAACTTGGGCTATTGTGCAAAGAAACGCATGACACAGTCATTCGTTTTGCACCGCCATTGATCATCACAAAAGAAGAATTGGACTGGGCACTTGAGCGCATTCACCAAGTGTTCACAAAATAA
- a CDS encoding Glu/Leu/Phe/Val family dehydrogenase, with protein sequence MAENLNLLTSTQDVIKIALDKLGYEDSMYELLKEPMRILEVRIPIRMDDGKTKVFTGFRAQHNDAVGPTKGGVRFHPDVNRDEVIALSMWMTLKCGIVDLPYGGGKGGIICDPREMSMHEIEKLSRGYVRAISQIVGPNKDIPAPDVFTNSQIMAWMFDEYSKIDEFNSPGFITGKPIVLGGSQGRDKATAQGVTIVINEAAKKRGLDMKGARVVIQGFGNAGSFLAKFLHDAGAKVVGISDAYGALHDPEGLDIDYLLDRRDSFGTVTTLFDNTITNKQLFEIDCDILVPAAIANQITEENAHDIKASIVVEAANGPTTAEATKILTDRGILLVPDVLASSGGVTVSYFEWVQNNQGYYWTQEEVDEKLEKKLVEAFENVYNVATNRNIDMRLAAYMVGARRTAEASRFRGWV encoded by the coding sequence ATGGCTGAAAACTTGAACTTGTTGACGTCAACGCAGGATGTCATTAAAATTGCATTGGATAAACTTGGATACGAAGATTCGATGTACGAACTTCTGAAGGAACCGATGCGGATCTTGGAAGTGCGTATCCCGATCCGGATGGACGATGGGAAAACGAAAGTGTTCACGGGCTTCCGTGCGCAACATAACGATGCGGTCGGTCCCACTAAGGGGGGAGTCCGCTTCCACCCTGATGTGAACCGCGACGAGGTTATCGCACTTTCCATGTGGATGACATTGAAATGCGGAATCGTGGACTTGCCATACGGCGGCGGTAAAGGCGGCATCATTTGTGATCCGCGCGAAATGTCCATGCACGAAATCGAAAAGCTGAGCCGTGGCTATGTACGCGCCATCAGCCAGATTGTCGGGCCGAACAAGGACATTCCGGCGCCGGATGTATTCACAAACTCGCAAATCATGGCCTGGATGTTCGACGAATACAGCAAGATTGACGAATTCAACTCACCAGGATTCATTACAGGTAAGCCGATTGTGCTCGGTGGCTCGCAGGGGCGTGACAAAGCAACTGCACAAGGTGTCACAATCGTGATTAACGAAGCGGCGAAAAAGCGCGGTCTTGATATGAAAGGCGCACGCGTTGTCATTCAAGGCTTCGGTAACGCAGGTAGTTTCCTAGCCAAATTCTTGCACGATGCAGGCGCTAAAGTTGTCGGCATTTCCGATGCGTACGGTGCACTTCATGATCCGGAAGGTCTGGATATCGATTATCTACTAGACCGTCGCGACAGCTTTGGAACCGTCACAACACTTTTCGATAACACTATTACTAATAAACAATTGTTCGAAATCGATTGTGACATTTTGGTTCCCGCAGCAATTGCCAACCAGATCACAGAAGAAAACGCGCACGACATTAAAGCTTCTATCGTAGTAGAAGCTGCTAACGGGCCGACAACGGCAGAAGCGACAAAAATTTTGACTGACCGCGGAATTTTGCTAGTGCCCGACGTGCTTGCAAGTTCTGGTGGTGTAACAGTATCGTACTTTGAATGGGTTCAGAATAACCAAGGTTATTATTGGACGCAGGAAGAAGTCGATGAGAAACTTGAGAAGAAATTGGTGGAAGCTTTTGAGAACGTATACAATGTAGCCACCAACCGCAATATCGACATGCGCCTTGCCGCTTATATGGTCGGTGCAAGAAGAACTGCAGAAGCCTCACGCTTCCGTGGATGGGTATAA
- a CDS encoding iron-containing alcohol dehydrogenase yields MNAFSFYNPVKLIFGKGQLEALKNEVPNYGKKVLVVYGGGSIKKNGLYDEVMATLNEMGVEIHELSGVEPNPRLSTAKRGIEICKQENIDMLLAVGGGSVIDCTKLIAAGAKYDGDAWDFVTRKATPEEVLPFGTVLTLAATGSEMNAGSVITNEETEEKYGWGSPLTFPKFSILDPSYTKSVPRNHTIYGVVDMMSHMFEQYYHNATNTPVQDQMIEGVLRAVIDTAPKLMEDLESYEHRETILFAGTMGLNNFLQMGYNGDWASHNIEHAVSAIYDIPHAGGLAILFPQWMRHNVPVNPSRFAQMAVRVFGVDPENKSEEQIANEGIDRLVEFWTSIGAPSSLKDYDIDNSRFSDIVDKTLVYGEFGNFNKLNGEDVEKILQASL; encoded by the coding sequence ATGAACGCATTTTCATTTTATAACCCGGTCAAATTGATTTTTGGCAAAGGGCAACTAGAAGCATTAAAGAACGAAGTTCCAAATTATGGTAAAAAAGTATTGGTCGTATATGGTGGAGGCAGCATCAAAAAAAATGGCCTTTACGACGAAGTGATGGCGACGCTAAATGAAATGGGTGTAGAAATCCATGAACTATCCGGTGTAGAGCCGAACCCGCGCTTATCAACAGCGAAACGCGGAATCGAGATCTGCAAGCAAGAAAACATCGATATGCTCCTAGCAGTAGGCGGCGGTTCTGTCATCGACTGCACAAAACTCATCGCAGCTGGAGCGAAATATGACGGCGACGCATGGGATTTCGTTACCCGTAAAGCGACACCGGAAGAAGTATTGCCATTTGGCACAGTATTGACTTTGGCAGCAACAGGTTCAGAAATGAACGCTGGTTCTGTTATCACAAACGAAGAAACAGAAGAAAAATACGGCTGGGGCAGCCCGTTAACTTTCCCGAAATTTTCTATTTTGGACCCAAGCTATACGAAATCCGTACCGCGCAACCATACAATCTATGGGGTAGTGGATATGATGTCGCATATGTTCGAACAATATTACCACAACGCAACGAACACACCGGTCCAGGATCAGATGATCGAAGGGGTATTGCGCGCTGTGATCGATACAGCTCCAAAACTTATGGAAGACCTCGAAAGCTACGAACACCGTGAAACCATCCTATTCGCTGGCACAATGGGGCTTAACAACTTCCTACAGATGGGCTATAACGGAGACTGGGCATCGCATAATATTGAACATGCGGTCTCTGCGATCTATGATATTCCACACGCAGGCGGCTTGGCGATCCTGTTTCCACAATGGATGCGCCACAACGTTCCGGTCAACCCGTCACGTTTTGCGCAAATGGCTGTTCGTGTATTCGGAGTCGATCCAGAGAACAAATCTGAAGAGCAAATCGCGAACGAAGGAATCGATCGTCTCGTTGAGTTCTGGACATCAATCGGAGCTCCGAGCAGTCTGAAAGATTACGACATCGATAATTCCCGTTTCTCAGACATCGTCGACAAGACTCTCGTCTACGGCGAATTCGGCAACTTCAATAAATTGAACGGTGAAGACGTAGAGAAAATTTTGCAAGCTTCGCTCTAA
- a CDS encoding cation diffusion facilitator family transporter: MKEFFGLLKGGNKPSLYAALINTFIAIMKGVAFTFTGNVAMFAETMHSIGDAANQYFVFIGSALSKKAPTKQFPNGFGRLLNLVLLAAVLVVGIMAYETIREGWHQMLHPTEAEGFIISVIVLSIAIILEFFVLYKAGKEVLHEAGVKGGALAPLTTSFTHLNRAKPATKLVFLEDLVATSGGVLALAAVLIAHYSGFLQIEGAASIAIGLMMFYVVMKVFLDNARGVIGETDEQMVNHIAHLLTDRPSVKDIRELEVVKEGEFLHVETLVEVDPNLTVREADELQNRLAELILSQPSVDDVIVSLDADDGEKHWVHVSKRPDSLKKPE, translated from the coding sequence TTGAAAGAATTTTTTGGATTGTTAAAGGGCGGAAATAAACCTTCACTCTACGCAGCACTCATCAATACGTTTATTGCCATCATGAAAGGAGTTGCCTTTACTTTTACCGGAAATGTCGCCATGTTCGCTGAAACGATGCACTCCATCGGGGACGCTGCGAATCAGTATTTTGTTTTTATCGGATCAGCATTATCGAAAAAAGCACCGACTAAGCAGTTTCCGAATGGTTTTGGACGTCTTCTGAATTTAGTTTTACTAGCAGCGGTACTAGTCGTTGGTATCATGGCCTATGAAACCATTCGTGAAGGATGGCACCAAATGCTGCATCCAACTGAAGCGGAAGGTTTTATAATTAGTGTCATCGTTCTATCAATCGCCATTATATTAGAGTTTTTCGTTCTATATAAAGCCGGTAAGGAAGTATTACATGAAGCTGGCGTCAAAGGCGGCGCCCTTGCACCACTGACGACAAGCTTCACTCATTTAAACCGTGCGAAACCAGCTACTAAATTGGTCTTCCTCGAAGATTTGGTCGCGACCTCTGGTGGGGTGCTGGCTCTCGCCGCTGTCTTGATTGCTCACTATAGCGGATTCCTTCAAATTGAAGGCGCAGCGTCTATTGCCATCGGGCTGATGATGTTCTATGTTGTCATGAAAGTTTTCCTCGATAATGCGCGTGGGGTTATTGGAGAAACGGACGAACAGATGGTCAATCACATCGCGCACCTCCTTACCGATCGTCCTTCCGTCAAAGATATCCGGGAACTTGAAGTAGTGAAGGAAGGTGAATTCTTGCACGTTGAAACTTTAGTGGAAGTCGATCCTAATCTCACCGTCAGGGAAGCAGATGAACTTCAGAACCGTTTGGCTGAACTTATCTTGAGCCAGCCGAGCGTGGACGATGTGATTGTTTCACTTGATGCGGATGACGGTGAAAAACATTGGGTGCACGTAAGCAAGCGCCCCGATTCCTTAAAAAAACCAGAATAA
- a CDS encoding MgtC/SapB family protein, whose translation MTLEFFSSFEVSSFETFMKLAIAAVLSLVIGLERELKKKPVGLKTSMVIATFSCLLTIISIESAYIAEPSSNEGVNITMDPLRLAAQIVSGIGFLGAGVILKRGNDSISGLTTAAMIWGSGGIGIAVAAGFYVEAVTAVLLVLVGIEVIPPLLFHFGPKRLRQVEARLTVYVTEEQAISEVMEELKQGGITIENLSILHPEHNNGTWYYKLSIRVSYAQGKETIELYREVSSISGVKQVDVEMIT comes from the coding sequence ATGACCTTGGAATTTTTCAGCTCATTCGAAGTCTCTTCATTCGAGACATTTATGAAATTAGCGATTGCCGCCGTTTTGAGTTTAGTTATTGGGTTGGAAAGGGAATTGAAAAAAAAGCCAGTGGGTTTGAAAACAAGCATGGTCATTGCCACCTTCAGTTGTTTATTGACTATTATTTCAATTGAATCTGCTTATATTGCAGAACCCAGTAGCAATGAAGGTGTCAATATAACAATGGATCCACTTCGGCTTGCCGCCCAAATTGTTTCTGGGATTGGCTTTTTGGGTGCAGGGGTTATTTTGAAACGAGGGAATGATTCTATTTCTGGACTGACAACGGCAGCTATGATTTGGGGATCTGGCGGAATTGGTATTGCTGTTGCCGCTGGTTTTTATGTTGAAGCAGTGACTGCCGTTTTACTAGTTCTCGTAGGGATTGAAGTGATCCCCCCTCTCCTATTCCACTTCGGTCCGAAACGACTGAGGCAGGTTGAAGCAAGACTTACCGTTTATGTTACTGAGGAGCAAGCGATCAGTGAAGTAATGGAAGAGCTGAAGCAAGGCGGCATAACCATTGAAAACTTGTCGATTCTTCACCCAGAGCACAATAACGGCACGTGGTACTACAAACTTTCGATCCGTGTATCTTACGCACAAGGAAAGGAGACTATTGAATTGTACAGGGAGGTCTCTTCTATTAGTGGCGTAAAACAAGTGGATGTCGAAATGATTACTTAA
- a CDS encoding DMT family transporter, whose product MEKPAIHPYIPILIGVISVAMSAIFVKMTNADAGVTAFYRMLFSILLMSPVFLYSYLPEIKKLSKRDWAFSAVAGIFLAFHFILWFESLNFTSVASSTVLVTLQPLFAFAGTYFFFKERLSTKTLISGMVAITGSIVIAYGDFQVSGDALFGDILALIACALITAYLLFGQDVRKRLSLVTYTFIVYGFSTITLFFYIIVKGESFGPYPKEEWMWFLLLALIPNLLGHTLFNWAVKWVSTNVISIAILFEPVGAAVLAYFILGELVSASQIIGGSIVIAGLLFFIVDYKRIRKIFFRKSA is encoded by the coding sequence ATGGAAAAACCTGCGATTCATCCTTACATACCCATTCTAATAGGAGTTATTTCTGTTGCGATGTCTGCGATCTTCGTAAAGATGACAAATGCTGATGCTGGAGTCACGGCTTTTTACCGGATGTTATTTTCTATTCTATTAATGTCCCCGGTATTCCTTTATAGCTATCTGCCTGAAATAAAGAAATTAAGTAAGAGAGACTGGGCATTTTCTGCAGTTGCCGGCATTTTTTTAGCCTTCCACTTTATCCTATGGTTTGAATCACTTAATTTCACTTCTGTGGCTAGTTCTACTGTTTTGGTAACATTACAGCCTCTGTTTGCATTTGCAGGCACATACTTTTTCTTCAAAGAGCGACTTTCTACAAAGACCTTAATCTCTGGAATGGTTGCTATTACAGGAAGTATCGTAATTGCATACGGAGATTTTCAAGTAAGTGGAGACGCATTGTTCGGTGACATCCTCGCTCTAATTGCTTGTGCGTTAATCACAGCGTATTTATTATTCGGTCAAGATGTAAGGAAGCGCCTATCCCTAGTAACATATACATTCATCGTTTATGGATTTAGTACGATAACGCTATTTTTCTATATTATTGTTAAAGGAGAGTCGTTTGGACCTTATCCGAAGGAAGAGTGGATGTGGTTTCTTCTATTAGCTCTTATTCCAAACCTTCTTGGCCACACTTTGTTTAACTGGGCAGTGAAGTGGGTGAGTACGAATGTGATTTCCATCGCGATTCTGTTTGAACCAGTGGGAGCAGCAGTCTTAGCGTATTTCATACTCGGAGAACTGGTTAGCGCGTCGCAAATTATAGGTGGAAGCATTGTAATAGCAGGGCTGTTATTCTTTATCGTAGACTACAAAAGAATTAGAAAAATCTTTTTTCGGAAAAGTGCTTGA
- a CDS encoding multidrug resistance efflux transporter family protein: MKPIVFGLAGAMFFAVTFIVNSIMEAQGGHWIWSASLRYLFMIPFLLLIVIIRGNLYPLFKEMKKHKIKWIVWSFVGFGLFYAPLCFAAAHSPGWLIAGTWQFTIIAGTLMAPLFFVRVPIADQILMHRQRIPIKGLLFSTIILAGIALIQLDHLANVSISNLLLGLIPVLIAAVAYPLGNRKMMEVCEGKLDAYQRVLGMTIASLPLWLVLSIYGVLTNGLPSNSQAYQSLIVAISSGVIATVLFFMATDMVRTSMPKLAAVEATQSMEVIFALIGEFLLLGIAFPSTIALAGLILVILGMVIHSFASSHEQKLEKEKSAMHINA, translated from the coding sequence ATGAAACCGATTGTATTTGGTCTTGCCGGCGCAATGTTTTTTGCAGTCACTTTTATCGTCAATTCCATAATGGAAGCGCAAGGAGGCCATTGGATATGGAGCGCTTCGCTCCGCTACCTATTTATGATCCCCTTCCTTTTGTTGATCGTAATAATCAGGGGGAACTTGTATCCGCTCTTCAAAGAAATGAAGAAGCACAAAATTAAATGGATAGTGTGGAGTTTTGTAGGCTTTGGTCTTTTTTATGCCCCTTTATGCTTTGCAGCAGCCCATTCACCAGGTTGGTTAATTGCTGGAACGTGGCAATTTACTATCATCGCTGGAACCTTAATGGCTCCACTTTTTTTCGTTAGAGTTCCTATAGCCGATCAAATTTTAATGCACAGACAACGTATACCCATTAAAGGATTACTCTTCTCTACAATTATCTTAGCTGGCATAGCTCTCATTCAACTTGACCACCTAGCCAATGTTTCGATTTCAAACTTATTGTTGGGATTGATACCCGTTTTAATCGCAGCTGTTGCTTATCCACTTGGAAATCGTAAAATGATGGAGGTATGCGAAGGTAAACTCGACGCATATCAACGTGTACTTGGAATGACGATAGCCAGTTTACCTCTATGGTTAGTTCTTTCTATTTATGGGGTCTTGACAAATGGATTACCCTCCAATTCTCAGGCTTATCAATCGTTGATAGTTGCGATTAGTTCAGGAGTCATTGCGACTGTACTCTTCTTTATGGCGACCGATATGGTTAGAACTAGCATGCCGAAGCTTGCAGCAGTAGAAGCTACACAATCAATGGAAGTCATATTTGCACTAATAGGTGAATTTTTACTTTTAGGCATTGCTTTCCCTTCCACAATCGCACTTGCGGGGCTAATTTTGGTAATACTAGGAATGGTCATTCACAGTTTCGCTTCAAGCCATGAACAAAAATTAGAAAAAGAAAAAAGCGCCATGCATATAAATGCATGA
- a CDS encoding 1,4-dihydroxy-2-naphthoate polyprenyltransferase: MTHSIQADSGWRVWWQLTRPHTLTASFAPVFLGTMIAIHYTALDWALFAAMLIASLLIQAATNMFNEYYDFARGLDNEESIGIGGAIVRNGVSPKTVLALAFLLYAISAILGLYIAASTSWWLLAVGGIGMLVGYFYTGGPYPIAYTPLGELFSGLFMGFLIVIVAFYIQTETITSTAVMLAIPSTLLVAAIMMSNNIRDIVGDEKSGRRTLAILAGRPAAVTIFMWFFILSYAWIILLVVLGIITPWALLVLLSVVKPVKVIKTFKRHTEPLKVMPAMKDTGITNTLFNFLLAIGLLVDYFLS, encoded by the coding sequence ATGACACATTCGATACAAGCTGATAGCGGCTGGCGTGTCTGGTGGCAACTTACCCGCCCCCATACCTTGACCGCATCATTTGCCCCTGTATTCCTGGGAACAATGATCGCCATCCACTACACCGCTTTAGATTGGGCGCTATTCGCAGCCATGTTAATAGCAAGCCTGCTGATTCAAGCAGCAACCAATATGTTCAATGAATACTACGATTTTGCACGCGGTCTCGACAATGAAGAATCCATCGGCATAGGTGGAGCCATTGTGCGTAACGGCGTTTCACCGAAAACCGTTTTGGCGCTGGCATTCTTGCTTTATGCGATCTCTGCAATACTCGGGCTTTATATTGCAGCTTCTACCAGCTGGTGGTTATTGGCAGTCGGCGGCATCGGCATGCTAGTCGGATACTTTTACACCGGAGGTCCTTATCCAATCGCTTACACGCCACTTGGCGAATTGTTCTCAGGACTGTTTATGGGTTTTCTGATTGTCATCGTTGCTTTTTATATCCAGACAGAAACGATCACCTCGACTGCTGTGATGCTCGCGATCCCTAGCACATTGCTTGTAGCGGCCATTATGATGTCCAATAATATTCGAGACATAGTTGGGGATGAAAAAAGCGGCCGGCGTACTTTAGCCATTCTGGCCGGCAGACCAGCTGCCGTCACCATCTTCATGTGGTTCTTTATTTTGTCCTATGCCTGGATTATTTTATTAGTAGTGCTCGGCATTATCACTCCATGGGCATTATTAGTACTGCTTAGTGTAGTTAAGCCTGTAAAGGTAATCAAAACATTCAAACGCCACACTGAACCTTTGAAAGTAATGCCAGCTATGAAAGATACAGGAATCACGAATACTTTATTTAACTTCCTACTAGCTATTGGTTTACTAGTAGATTACTTTTTATCTTAA